A genomic window from Mesorhizobium sp. CAU 1732 includes:
- the atpD gene encoding F0F1 ATP synthase subunit beta: MAKAATPKKAPAAAAKAAAEPKAAAPKAAAAQAPAVKKAAPAKAAAPKAAAAKAPAARAAATGAVGQLRQVIGAVVDVSFDEGQLPAILNAVETDNQGVRLVLEVAQHLGENTVRCIAMDSTEGLVRGQKVTDTGAPITVPVGPEMLGRIINVIGEPIDEEGPVHGVEMRPIHAPAPEYVEQSTDSAILVTGIKVIDLLAPYAKGGKIGLFGGAGVGKTVLIQELINNIAKAHGGYSVFAGVGERTREGNDLYHEFIESGVNKKGGGEGSKAALVYGQMNEPPGARARVGLTGLTVAEYFRDQGQDVLFFVDNIFRFTQAGSEVSALLGRIPSAVGYQPTLATDMGALQERITTTTKGSITSVQAIYVPADDLTDPAPATSFAHLDATTTLNRSIAEKGIYPAVDPLDSTSRMLDPQIVGEEHYAVARDVQQTLQRYKSLQDIIAILGMDELSEEDKLTVARARKIERFLSQPFFVAEVFTGAPGKLVDLADTIKGFKGLVAGEYDHLPEVAFYMVGSIDEAVEKAQKLAAEAA, from the coding sequence ATGGCTAAAGCAGCTACCCCCAAGAAGGCCCCGGCGGCAGCCGCCAAGGCCGCAGCAGAGCCCAAGGCGGCTGCCCCCAAGGCAGCGGCTGCACAGGCACCGGCAGTCAAGAAGGCCGCTCCCGCCAAGGCAGCGGCTCCCAAGGCCGCAGCGGCCAAGGCACCTGCCGCGCGCGCAGCCGCGACCGGCGCAGTCGGCCAGCTTCGCCAGGTCATCGGCGCCGTCGTCGACGTGTCGTTCGATGAAGGCCAGTTGCCGGCGATCCTGAACGCGGTCGAAACCGACAATCAGGGCGTCCGCCTCGTTCTCGAAGTGGCGCAGCATCTCGGTGAGAACACCGTTCGCTGCATCGCGATGGACTCGACCGAAGGTCTCGTTCGCGGCCAGAAGGTCACCGATACCGGCGCACCCATCACGGTGCCGGTCGGACCCGAAATGCTGGGCCGCATCATCAACGTCATCGGCGAGCCGATCGACGAGGAAGGCCCGGTCCACGGCGTCGAGATGCGTCCGATCCACGCACCGGCTCCCGAATATGTCGAGCAGTCGACGGACTCGGCTATCCTCGTCACCGGTATCAAGGTCATCGATCTTCTGGCTCCTTACGCCAAGGGCGGCAAGATCGGCCTGTTCGGCGGCGCGGGCGTCGGCAAGACCGTTCTGATCCAGGAACTGATCAACAACATCGCGAAGGCCCATGGCGGCTACTCGGTGTTCGCCGGCGTTGGCGAGCGCACCCGCGAAGGCAACGATCTCTATCACGAGTTCATCGAATCGGGCGTCAACAAGAAGGGCGGCGGCGAAGGCTCCAAGGCCGCACTCGTCTACGGCCAGATGAACGAGCCGCCCGGTGCGCGCGCGCGCGTCGGTCTGACCGGTCTGACCGTCGCCGAATATTTCCGCGACCAAGGCCAGGACGTTCTGTTCTTCGTCGACAACATCTTCCGCTTCACGCAGGCGGGTTCGGAAGTGTCCGCGCTTCTCGGCCGTATTCCTTCGGCCGTGGGCTATCAGCCGACGCTGGCGACCGACATGGGCGCCCTGCAGGAGCGCATCACCACGACGACCAAGGGCTCGATCACGTCCGTGCAGGCCATCTACGTGCCCGCCGACGACTTGACCGATCCGGCGCCGGCAACCTCGTTCGCCCATCTGGACGCAACGACGACGCTGAACCGCTCGATCGCCGAAAAGGGCATCTACCCGGCCGTCGATCCGCTCGACTCCACGTCGCGCATGCTCGACCCGCAGATCGTCGGCGAAGAGCACTATGCGGTGGCCCGTGACGTCCAGCAGACGCTGCAGCGCTACAAGTCGCTTCAGGACATCATCGCGATCCTGGGCATGGACGAGCTGTCCGAAGAGGACAAGCTGACCGTGGCCCGCGCCCGCAAGATCGAGCGCTTCCTGTCGCAGCCCTTCTTCGTGGCTGAAGTCTTCACCGGCGCGCCGGGCAAGCTGGTCGACCTCGCGGACACCATCAAGGGCTTCAAGGGCCTGGTGGCCGGTGAGTACGATCACCTCCCGGAGGTGGCGTTCTACATGGTCGGTTCGATCGACGAAGCCGTCGAGAAGGCCCAGAAGCTGGCAGCGGAAGCAGCCTGA